A single Paenibacillus kribbensis DNA region contains:
- a CDS encoding ABC transporter permease codes for MNNILPLIQNETLKIIKKKRFYVILLVLLVLVPIFTYAQLKVAENNREKFGNDWRLELRQAITDNQNSLGSDRVPEEWKTYRRVFVQQMQYYLENDVNPNEPSGVTFTREFMDNSINLFVPLLIMAIASDLVSGERTTGTIKMLLTRPVRRWKILLSKLLTLYMFVSLIILSVFVISYLISGLFFGYRGFNVPVFTGFQIVGQTVDVSAVHAIPQWHYLMLQAGLIWFVSLVVASLAFMVSVLVRSTAASIVVMMAALISGTILTNMASSWQSAKYLFMVNLELTDYLSGSPAPIEGMTLPFSLTVLGIWGGAALIVSFAVFTKRDILN; via the coding sequence TTGAATAACATTTTACCGCTCATACAAAATGAAACACTAAAAATTATCAAGAAAAAACGATTTTATGTCATTTTACTTGTTTTACTTGTGTTAGTGCCGATTTTTACGTACGCTCAATTGAAAGTAGCAGAAAATAATCGTGAAAAATTCGGCAATGATTGGCGGCTGGAGCTGCGTCAGGCGATTACCGATAACCAAAACTCGCTTGGCAGCGACCGGGTTCCCGAGGAATGGAAGACCTACCGCCGGGTTTTTGTCCAGCAGATGCAATATTATCTCGAAAATGACGTGAATCCGAATGAGCCAAGTGGCGTAACCTTTACGAGAGAGTTTATGGATAATTCCATTAATCTGTTTGTCCCATTGCTGATTATGGCGATTGCCTCGGACCTGGTTTCAGGAGAACGGACGACAGGCACGATAAAAATGCTGCTGACCCGTCCTGTCAGGCGGTGGAAAATATTGCTGAGCAAGCTGCTGACACTGTATATGTTCGTTTCGCTCATCATTTTGAGTGTATTCGTGATTAGTTATCTCATTTCAGGCTTGTTTTTTGGCTATCGCGGTTTTAACGTGCCTGTATTTACCGGCTTCCAAATTGTTGGCCAGACGGTGGATGTATCTGCGGTTCATGCGATTCCACAATGGCATTATTTAATGCTGCAAGCCGGATTGATCTGGTTTGTCAGTCTCGTGGTGGCATCGCTGGCCTTTATGGTATCTGTTTTGGTACGCAGTACGGCGGCAAGCATCGTGGTCATGATGGCTGCGCTTATTTCCGGCACTATTTTAACCAATATGGCTTCATCTTGGCAGAGCGCAAAATATTTATTTATGGTTAACCTCGAATTAACCGATTATTTATCTGGAAGCCCCGCTCCGATTGAGGGAATGACCTTGCCCTTTTCTTTAACTGTACTGGGCATTTGGGGGGGAGCGGCGTTGATTGTTTCATTCGCCGTCTTTACGAAACGGGATATATTGAATTAA
- a CDS encoding CAP domain-containing protein: MKNMLKKTLVMGSLSAVLSAGFIVPASAAPADDLTAQLQQWLQNNGYSVQLSNGTTTVTNNVTDCFGQGKAKTQTGNPSSGKQVTKQGNQNASQSANKQQNQAQNTNSGAGQSAGSGAQLSKSQFAAEVVKLVNNERSKNGLKPLTSDAKLTEVALAKAKDMSTNNYFDHTSPTYGSPFDMMKKFGVSYTYAGENIAMGQKNPQEVMKAWMNSQGHRENILKAEYTQIGVAYYNGYWVQEFTRN, translated from the coding sequence ATGAAGAATATGTTGAAAAAAACACTGGTGATGGGAAGTCTAAGCGCCGTTTTATCCGCAGGATTCATCGTTCCGGCATCAGCAGCACCGGCTGACGATTTGACAGCGCAACTACAACAGTGGCTACAAAATAACGGATACTCTGTTCAATTGTCCAATGGGACGACGACAGTAACGAACAATGTAACTGATTGTTTCGGACAGGGCAAGGCTAAAACTCAAACAGGGAATCCTTCTTCGGGCAAGCAAGTAACCAAACAGGGGAACCAAAACGCTTCACAGTCTGCTAACAAGCAGCAGAATCAAGCTCAGAACACCAATTCTGGTGCAGGTCAGTCCGCAGGATCGGGTGCACAGCTCAGCAAGTCTCAATTTGCAGCAGAGGTTGTAAAGCTGGTAAACAACGAGCGCAGCAAAAATGGTCTGAAGCCACTGACTTCCGACGCGAAGCTTACGGAAGTAGCTTTGGCTAAAGCGAAGGATATGAGCACTAACAATTACTTTGATCATACATCTCCGACCTATGGCTCACCATTTGATATGATGAAGAAATTTGGCGTAAGTTATACGTATGCAGGTGAAAATATTGCAATGGGTCAAAAAAACCCGCAAGAAGTAATGAAAGCCTGGATGAACAGTCAGGGACACCGTGAAAATATTCTGAAGGCAGAATATACGCAAATTGGTGTGGCTTACTACAATGGATATTGGGTACAGGAGTTCACACGTAACTAA
- a CDS encoding TIGR00266 family protein, translating into MSYEIVHEGAFAMLKVQLSPGETIKAEMGAMVSMSSSVDIKGTVDGGLLRGLGRMLSGEKFFFQELRAARGPAEVLLAPASIGDVQAVELDGSYRLLVQKDGFLACTEGIEVSTKMQNLMKGLFSGEGFFIVEISGRGTVFLSSYGAIYPLYVAPGEERIIDNAHLVAWPDYMDYKIEKASKGWLSSVTSGEALVCRFRGEGTVLIQSRNPGSFGQWIKSFIPDSK; encoded by the coding sequence TTGAGCTACGAAATCGTGCATGAAGGCGCCTTTGCCATGCTCAAGGTGCAACTGAGCCCCGGAGAAACCATTAAAGCAGAAATGGGAGCGATGGTTTCCATGTCTTCCAGTGTAGACATCAAAGGAACAGTGGATGGTGGACTGTTGCGTGGTTTGGGTCGGATGCTGAGTGGGGAAAAATTCTTTTTTCAAGAGCTGAGGGCAGCTCGGGGGCCGGCAGAAGTGCTGCTCGCCCCAGCCAGTATAGGAGATGTACAAGCCGTGGAGCTGGACGGCTCATACAGGCTGTTGGTCCAAAAGGACGGTTTTCTGGCATGTACAGAAGGGATCGAGGTCAGTACCAAAATGCAAAACCTGATGAAAGGACTATTTTCTGGCGAAGGCTTTTTTATCGTTGAAATCAGTGGTCGGGGTACGGTGTTTCTGTCCTCTTACGGAGCTATTTATCCTCTGTATGTTGCACCCGGAGAGGAGCGCATTATTGATAATGCTCATCTGGTGGCATGGCCAGACTATATGGATTATAAAATTGAGAAAGCATCGAAAGGCTGGCTGTCCAGCGTAACGAGTGGAGAAGCGCTTGTATGCCGGTTTCGCGGTGAAGGAACGGTGTTGATCCAGAGCCGGAATCCGGGCAGCTTTGGACAATGGATCAAGAGCTTTATACCTGATAGCAAATAG
- a CDS encoding GDSL-type esterase/lipase family protein: MFISLSYQEGTRVNSSKWIWRSVGSISIAATLLLLYGFIAAVRSITAPELMVSTPPVNTGSSQTPAAPAAATQTGEFRVAAIGDSLAKGTGDDSGSGFVRRSVTLLNGQEGHKAQLINNLGINGLTTQGLLTKLDEPGVSYVLKKANVIIVSIGGNDLFQGAQAAQTGKEPPTLIGLRKALPEASKRLQKVLTKVGKINPKAKIIYVGLYNPFSDLPEMKVPGNLVVTEWNLAAMAITNQNSNMTLIPTFDLFQQNLSVYLSSDHFHPNGQGYQAIAERIAQGFAVAATKDTDQADREQQSASSQPAEVKKGGNKE; encoded by the coding sequence ATGTTTATTTCACTAAGCTATCAGGAGGGAACACGAGTGAATTCATCAAAATGGATATGGCGGTCTGTCGGTTCCATTTCCATCGCCGCTACACTGCTATTATTATACGGATTTATTGCTGCAGTGCGAAGTATCACAGCTCCAGAGCTGATGGTTAGCACTCCACCTGTAAATACCGGTTCATCGCAGACACCAGCTGCGCCAGCTGCTGCTACTCAGACGGGAGAGTTTCGGGTAGCTGCCATTGGCGATTCGCTGGCCAAGGGAACGGGTGATGATTCCGGCAGTGGATTTGTACGTCGATCGGTGACCTTGTTAAATGGTCAGGAAGGTCATAAGGCGCAGCTCATCAACAATCTGGGGATTAATGGACTGACGACCCAAGGACTATTAACCAAGCTGGATGAGCCTGGTGTATCTTATGTATTAAAGAAGGCTAACGTTATTATTGTCTCGATTGGAGGCAATGATTTATTTCAGGGTGCACAAGCTGCCCAGACTGGTAAAGAGCCACCAACACTTATCGGCTTGCGCAAAGCATTGCCTGAAGCCTCCAAACGTCTGCAAAAAGTACTGACCAAGGTCGGAAAGATCAATCCGAAAGCTAAAATTATTTATGTGGGCTTATATAATCCATTCAGTGATCTGCCTGAAATGAAGGTGCCCGGCAACCTTGTTGTAACAGAATGGAATTTGGCAGCCATGGCTATTACCAACCAAAACAGCAATATGACGCTGATTCCAACATTCGATTTATTCCAGCAAAATCTTTCAGTCTATTTATCATCAGATCATTTTCATCCCAACGGACAGGGCTATCAGGCGATCGCTGAACGGATAGCGCAGGGATTTGCAGTTGCAGCGACGAAAGATACCGATCAAGCAGATCGTGAACAACAATCCGCCAGCAGCCAGCCGGCTGAAGTGAAGAAGGGAGGGAACAAGGAATGA
- the parE gene encoding DNA topoisomerase IV subunit B has product MVDKIDLSAEASGTQNGALEYGADDIQVLEGLVAVRKRPGMYIGSTSSSGLHHLVWEIVDNAVDEHLAKFCSRIDITMHKDGSVTVTDNGRGIPTGMHKTGIPTPQVVFTILHAGGKFGGSGYKKSGGLHGVGASVTNALSEWLEVEIYRDGKIHRQRFEYWQDKKGVEHVGEPTTGLEVLGNTNKTGTKITFKPDIRVFQAGIHFNYDTLAERLQEIAFLNSGLRIQLKDERSGKSDEYYYEGGASQFVAFLNEGKDVLHDVIHFIAEKEDIEVEIAIQYNAGYTETIASFVNSIPTRGGGTHETGFKTAYTRVMNDYARRTVMLKEKDKNLEGNDLREGMMAVISVKMAEVEFVGQTKDQLGSASARSTVDAIVSEQMQRFLEENPQIAQTLIKKAIQASRAREAARKARDEMRSGKKRSESSNLNGKLSPAQSKDFTRNELFIVEGDSAGGSAKQGRDSKIQAILPLKGKPMNPEKSRLADIMKNDEYRAITAAIGAGVGTEFSLEDSNYSKIIIMTDADTDGAHIQVLLLTFFYRYMKELIDAGRIYIAQPPLYKITRKSGKLETVRYAWTDEQLENYLKEFGRNFELQRYKGLGEMNPDQLWETTMNPDSRTLLRVQIEDAAKAERRVSTLMGDKVDPRKRWIVENVDFTEYVE; this is encoded by the coding sequence ATGGTCGACAAAATCGACTTGTCTGCGGAAGCGTCCGGCACTCAGAACGGAGCTTTAGAATATGGCGCGGACGACATTCAAGTGCTCGAAGGGCTTGTGGCAGTTCGCAAACGGCCGGGCATGTATATTGGGAGCACCAGTTCTTCGGGGCTGCATCATTTGGTATGGGAAATTGTAGACAACGCGGTGGATGAACATCTTGCCAAGTTTTGCTCTCGCATTGATATCACAATGCATAAGGACGGTTCTGTTACGGTAACAGACAACGGGCGCGGTATTCCGACTGGAATGCACAAAACGGGAATCCCGACGCCTCAGGTTGTATTCACCATTTTGCACGCCGGAGGTAAGTTTGGCGGTTCGGGATACAAAAAGTCCGGAGGTCTGCACGGTGTGGGTGCGTCTGTAACGAACGCTCTTTCGGAATGGCTTGAAGTGGAAATTTACCGGGACGGCAAGATTCACCGTCAGCGGTTTGAATATTGGCAGGACAAGAAGGGCGTGGAGCATGTCGGAGAACCGACCACAGGCCTTGAAGTGCTGGGCAATACCAACAAGACAGGCACGAAAATTACATTTAAACCAGATATTCGCGTTTTCCAGGCAGGCATTCACTTTAACTACGATACGCTGGCTGAGCGTCTTCAGGAAATTGCTTTTCTGAATTCGGGACTTCGTATTCAGCTTAAAGATGAACGCAGCGGGAAGTCAGATGAATATTATTATGAGGGTGGAGCAAGCCAGTTTGTTGCTTTTCTGAATGAGGGCAAGGATGTACTGCATGATGTTATTCACTTTATTGCTGAAAAAGAAGACATTGAAGTGGAAATTGCCATTCAGTATAATGCGGGTTATACAGAGACGATTGCTTCGTTTGTTAACTCTATTCCGACACGTGGCGGGGGTACGCATGAGACAGGATTCAAAACCGCTTACACTCGGGTCATGAATGACTATGCCCGCCGAACCGTGATGCTGAAGGAAAAGGATAAAAATCTGGAGGGCAATGATCTGCGTGAGGGCATGATGGCTGTCATCAGTGTCAAAATGGCGGAGGTTGAATTTGTCGGTCAGACCAAGGACCAACTGGGCAGCGCCTCGGCACGGAGTACAGTGGATGCCATCGTATCTGAGCAGATGCAGCGTTTTCTGGAAGAGAATCCGCAGATCGCGCAGACCTTGATCAAGAAGGCCATTCAGGCCTCCAGAGCGCGCGAGGCTGCACGTAAGGCGCGGGACGAAATGCGTTCAGGCAAGAAGCGTAGTGAAAGCTCGAATCTGAATGGCAAGCTGTCGCCTGCGCAGTCCAAGGATTTTACGCGCAATGAATTGTTTATCGTGGAAGGCGATTCGGCCGGGGGATCAGCCAAGCAGGGGCGGGATTCCAAAATTCAGGCCATTTTGCCGCTAAAGGGCAAGCCGATGAATCCGGAAAAATCCAGGCTGGCGGATATTATGAAAAATGATGAGTACCGTGCTATTACAGCAGCGATTGGTGCGGGGGTAGGAACCGAGTTTTCGCTCGAAGATAGCAATTATTCCAAAATCATTATTATGACCGATGCTGATACAGATGGCGCGCATATTCAGGTGCTGCTGTTGACGTTCTTTTATCGATACATGAAAGAGCTGATTGACGCAGGACGCATATATATTGCTCAGCCGCCGTTATATAAAATAACACGCAAGTCGGGCAAACTCGAAACAGTACGTTATGCCTGGACTGATGAGCAGCTTGAAAATTACTTGAAAGAATTTGGACGGAATTTTGAGCTTCAACGCTATAAAGGACTTGGGGAGATGAACCCTGATCAGTTATGGGAAACAACGATGAATCCCGATTCACGTACCTTGCTGCGCGTTCAGATAGAGGATGCAGCTAAGGCTGAGCGTCGTGTGTCTACCTTGATGGGTGATAAGGTGGATCCGCGTAAGCGCTGGATCGTGGAAAACGTAGATTTCACGGAATACGTAGAGTAG
- a CDS encoding ABC transporter ATP-binding protein, whose translation MSIQSVDKTGAEATQDSTATDTASSLHSASQPGSADRGRSDNETVLSVQHVKKRIKRKMIIHDVTFDVRAGEIFGFLGPNGAGKTTTIRMLVDLIKPTEGTITVCGHNVNRDPEQALRHIGSIVENPEVYSYLTGWENLEHFARMQPDVDEQRIREVVELVRLDRRIHDKVSTYSLGMRQRLGIAQALLGRPKLLILDEPTNGLDPKGIKEMRAFIRLLASEGMAVFVSSHLLSEIQLLCDRVAIISRGKVLAVGGVRDLVETHSRMAVWQLEPYDQGLALLQKSPFVRIITNADELIDDSIVAASGDKAIFTEMDEEHIAGLVSQMIASGISVKGVTKINPTLEQLFLKMTEGEILE comes from the coding sequence ATGAGCATCCAATCTGTCGACAAGACCGGAGCTGAAGCAACACAGGATTCGACAGCTACAGATACAGCGTCCAGCCTCCATTCCGCTAGCCAGCCTGGCAGCGCAGACCGAGGCAGAAGCGACAACGAAACGGTTCTCTCTGTTCAACACGTCAAGAAACGTATCAAACGTAAAATGATTATTCATGATGTGACATTCGACGTTCGTGCGGGTGAGATTTTTGGTTTTCTCGGCCCGAATGGCGCCGGAAAAACGACGACGATTCGTATGCTGGTCGACTTAATTAAGCCTACGGAAGGGACGATTACGGTATGCGGCCACAATGTGAACCGTGATCCGGAGCAGGCTTTACGGCATATCGGCTCGATCGTGGAAAATCCAGAGGTATACAGCTATTTGACAGGTTGGGAGAACCTGGAGCATTTTGCCCGGATGCAGCCTGATGTAGACGAACAGCGTATCCGCGAGGTGGTTGAACTGGTTCGTCTCGACCGTCGTATTCATGATAAGGTAAGTACGTATTCACTGGGGATGCGCCAGCGTCTCGGCATAGCTCAAGCCTTGCTTGGCAGACCGAAGCTGCTTATTTTGGATGAACCGACGAATGGCCTGGACCCCAAGGGAATTAAGGAAATGCGAGCTTTTATCCGTCTGCTGGCTTCCGAGGGCATGGCTGTGTTTGTTTCCAGTCATTTGCTCAGCGAAATCCAGTTATTGTGTGATCGTGTGGCTATTATTAGTCGGGGAAAGGTGCTGGCTGTCGGTGGTGTGCGGGATTTAGTCGAAACGCATTCGCGCATGGCCGTATGGCAATTGGAACCTTATGATCAGGGATTGGCCCTATTGCAAAAATCTCCATTTGTGAGAATCATTACAAATGCCGATGAATTAATTGATGACAGCATTGTTGCAGCCAGCGGAGACAAGGCCATTTTTACAGAAATGGATGAAGAGCATATTGCGGGGCTAGTCTCACAAATGATAGCTTCCGGTATTTCCGTTAAAGGTGTAACCAAAATCAACCCTACACTGGAGCAGCTATTCCTGAAAATGACGGAAGGTGAGATACTTGAATAA